ttgatgatccagcgatgttggcaatttgacctctggttcctttgccttttctaaatccatcttgaacatctggaagttcacagctcacatattgctgaagcctggcttggagaattttgagcattactttactagtgtgaaatgagtgcaattgtgcagtatttggaccattctttggcattgcctttcttagggattggaatgaaaactgacctttttgagtcctgtggccactgctgagttttccaaatttgctggcatattgagtgcatcattttcacagcatcatcttttaggatttgaaatagctcatctggaattccatcacctccactagctttgttcagagggatgcttcccaaggcccacttgacttcacattccagaatatctggctctaggtgagtaagcacaccattgtgattatctgggttgtcaagatcttttttgtacagttcttctgtgtatccttgccacctcttcttaatatcttctgcttctgttaggtccacaccatttctgtcctttattgagcccatctttgcatgaaatggattaaagatttactgagcatggccccgcacATCAGAAAAAAACCCAGTATCCCCttcagtcagtctatcccatcaggaagtcttcataagcctcttatcgtTCTCCATaagagggaagacagactgaaagccacaatcacagaaaactaaccaatctaatcacatggaccacagccttgtctaactcagtgaaactatgagtcatgtcctgtagggccacccaagatggacagctcatggtggagagttctgacaaaatgtggtccactggagaagggaatggcaaaccatttcagtattccttccttgagaatcccatgaacagtatgaaaagccaaaaatataggacactgaaagaggaactccccaggtcggtaggtgcccagtatgctactggagatcagtgaagaaataactacagacagaatgaagagacagacccaaagaaaaaacaacacccaggtgtggatgggactggtgatggaagccaggtccgatgctgtaaagagcaagattgcaaaggaacctggaatgttaggtccatgaatcaaggcaaattggaagtggtcaaacaggagatgacaagagtgaacgtcaacattctaggaatcagcgaactaaaatggactggaatgggtgaatttaactcagatgaccattatatctactactgtggtcaagaatcccttagaagaaatggagtagccatcatggtcaacaaaagagtccaaaatgtagttcTGGGTGCAATCTcacaaacaacagaatgatttctgttcattcccaatgcaaaccattcaatatcacagtaatccaagactatgccccaatcagtaacactgaggaagctgaagttgaacggttctatgaagacctacaagaccttctagaattaacacccaaaaaacataTCCTTTTCGttattggggactggaatgcaaaagtaggaagtcaagaaacacctggagtaacaggcaaatttggccttggagtacagaatgaggcagggcaaaggctaataagagtttttccaagagaatgcactggtcatagcaaacaccctcttccaacaacacaagagaagactctacatatggacatcaccagatggtcaacaccgaaatcagattgattatattctctgtagccacaaatggagaagctctattcagtcagcaaaaacaagaccaggagctgactgtggctcagatcatgaactccttattgccaaattcagacttaaattgaagaaagtagggaaaaccactagaccattcaggtgtgacctaaatcaggTATTACCTAacggttatacagtggaagtgagaaatagatttaagggactagatctgatagagtgcctgatgaactatggacggaggttcatgacattgtacaagagacagggaagcaagaccatccccgagaaaaagaaatgcaaaaaagcaaaatggctgtctgaagagaccttacaaatagctgtgaaaagaagaaaagtgaaaagcaaaggagaaaaagaaagatataagcatctgaatgcagagttccaaagaatagcaaggtgagataagaaagccttcctcaatgatcaggaACCTCCTTTAGACCTTAGCAATTGTCCGTTCAGTGTATGGGTGGATTTGGTTattgaaagtatatttttaatcctGTTTGTGTCTACACTCATGAATGAAATTGCTTCTAATGTTTTTCCTCGAAAGTTACTTAAATGCATGTCAAGGTTATATTAGCCTTATGAAATGATCagcggattttttttttcttttttgagactCACAggaaaaaattgtatatattagaATTATTCATTGTATAAAGTTTAGTAGAACTCCTGTAACATAACTGGGTCTAGTGTTTGTGCatagatttttaaatgtcaagtcAAATCAcataatgattaaaataattaaatattttctacacCTCAtccccacacagacacacacaaatgcacacacacagtgactATAGTTGCTTTCTATCCTGTtaatctgctttattttttttaatatattggaaAGCacaaatagcatttaaaaaatctttgtctGATATAAAATGTCATGAAGCAACAATCACCATATGCCAGCAACCAAGTTTAAGTGGAAAAATATGATAATTGCATTTTACTCCACTGGAGATATGAATTAGGAAAGAAAATACTTccctcaattattttttaaaagaacaaaccacaagacaaaaaaaaaagatagttattttaaatgtaagGTTTCCTGGTCTGTGAAGGAcatcaaagatgacagaatgtgagaaaatatttaccaAGTCAACCGAGAGGAGATTTGAATCTTGGGTAAACAAAGAACATGTGAAACCATTTCAATAGAAACATTTGCcaaaataattaacaaataatttatgaaataataaaatccCCAAATTCTAAGACTATTAGATAATGATCAAACCTGCTTGTAATTAAAGGGGATAAGGGAAAGATAAGTCATCACTTTACACCTATTTTGCAccaaaaaaatgaggaaaatatcaATGCTCACTCAGAAGTTGGGAACCCACATATACAATTAGCAAGACGGTGCACTGGTGCATCCATTATGTAAAATGATCTGGAAAAACTTAGTCAGATGAAATATATGCATGTCTTCAGACACAAAAATTTTGTCCCTAGGAATACACCCTAGAAAAATTCCTCACTGAGTTAACTGTGGTGGAGGCAAGTTGTATGCAGTCTGCTGTCTGTCACTAGGGAAACACATGGGTAAATGAGGATGGATGGGTACCATGGAGCGGTGCTACCCGACGTGTGGTCCACGGACCAGTGCGAGTCCTTGGACTCTTGGTTTCTACTGTATGAGACAATGACTGAGAGTGGATGGAGTATCTAAAACTATTACGGAACTTTAACAATACCCATTTACTGACTTTTACAAACATGGGGCCACAACAGACTggaaattttataaagaaaattacaCTTTACTGTAAATACCTTGATAAACCATTCTACAAAGGGCTCTACAATTCCATGAAGCCATCATGGCAGAGCAGATCtacaaggaagaaaaagaaaaaaataaaatatggaggTAGGTGGGAACAAGATAATATAGAACCCCATGGGTATgtcaaatttcaaatataatgaTTAGTATTTAGGCAAATTGgtatttctaattaaaatatagGGAATATAAAAGAAAgcttaattaaataaaacaatgttCTTATGTGTTCCCAAATTGATGTTATATATGAAGTACGGTCAGTTTGCATATTGAGAACACAGCTACTGGTCCTTGGCAATTTCCCCAAACTATCAATGGAAATGTCTAAGTTAGGTGTCAAGGTTCAGCCTTTAAAATCTAATTCAATCATGGAAAATATTCTCTGATCCCTCTCACTATGAAATTAAATATGTGTGtgctagtcattcagtcatgtccaacgcttagcaactccatggactctagcccaccaggctcctctgttcatggaattctccaggcaagaatcctggagtgggtagccattcccttctccaggaaattgaaccagggtttcctacattggcaggtggattctttaccatctcagtcaccagggaagctctgaaatTAAATACAGTGTTAGTTAAAGTATCACACTCCTCTTAGCTTTCTCTGATCTTCTCTTTCTACCTTTTCAGCTAATACTGAATTTGTTGGCCATGGAACAAAACAATGGCACTACAGTGACTGAATTCATTCTCCTGGGATTCGCGGATCAACACAAGTCTTGGCACGTCCTCTTCACAGTATTTCTAGTGATCTATGTGGTCACCCTGGTGGGTAACATTGGCATGATCCTCCTCATCAAGACTGACTCttccctccacacccccatgtactttttcctccaAAACTTGGCTTTTGTTGATCTCTGCTACACCTCTGCTATCACTCCAAAAATGCTGCAAAGCTTTGTAGAAACAAAACAATCCATCTCATTCATAGGATGTATGGTGCAGTTGCTAGTCTATGGGGCTTTTGCAACAAGTGATTGCTACATCCTGGCGGCTATGGCAGTGGACCGTtatgtggccatctgtaaccCACTTCGCTATGAAACTGTTATGTCCCAGAGAGTCTGCAGTCAACTCTTAACTGCTTCATACTTCATGGGTTTCCTAAATGCTTCTGTAAACACAAGTTTTGCTTTCTCATTGAACTTTTGCAAATCCAATAAAATTAGTCACTTTTTCTGTGATGCACCCCCAATTCTGGCCCTCTCATGCTCTAGTATTTACTTGAACATCATGCTCCTAACAGTCTTTGTGGGGTTTAACTTGACATTCACCGTGTCAGTTGTCATCTTTTCCTATGTATTTATCCTGATCGCCATCCTAAAGATCTCTTCTGCTGCAGGGAGGAAGAAAGCCTTCTCCACGTGTGTCTCCCACCTGACAGCTGTCAGCATTTTCTATGGGACGCTCTCTTACATGTATCTGCACCATCGCACCATAGAATCTCAAGAGCAAGAAAAAATGGCTTCTGTGTTTTATGGCATTATAATCCCCATGTTAAATCCCCTCATTTATAGTCTGCGAAACCAAGATGTGAGAGAAGCCCTGAAAGGAGTTGGAAAGAAGTGTTTCTAGACTGAACATCAATTTCTAACTCAACATTGTTCAACAAGAAACCGACAGTTCTCTCATTTCTCAGCAGCAGAAGATGTAGAAGATATTTGTGAGATACaaacaaaaaagtatataaagtatatttCCTTAATTGTATCAGTAGCTTTTGAAAGATGATCAACTATCCGATCTTAAACGATGAAATAACCTTCTAATTCATATTTCTTAGAGACTTTCCCTGGTggatcaatggtaaagaatctgcctgagacaTGGGTTCTAACCctagttgggaaaatcccttggagaaggaaatgacaacccagtccagtattcttgcctaggaaatcccatggacagaggagcctggtgggctacagtctatagggttgcgacttagcaactaaagcaaACTTAGAGAGAAGGCGTCTAAAGAGATCTTTGATATTGCTTGTGTACATTCTGAGGAGCCCCTTTTTAAAATACCTTGCTGTTAATATAGAAAAGAGCAGtaaagaaaagtgttagtcaaCGTTGTAAAGTACCTCCAACAACAGTAGTATAAAGACACCGGTGCAAAAATTGTTTCTGGTTTCTCTTAAGAGGTACTGTTACTCTTGCTATCGTCTGTAACTAAGCCGGTTTAGTATTGTAATGAATAATTTAAAGATGTTTTCCATCTCTTTGGAGAAAATGTGCTGAAAAGAAAGAGGGGGAGAAAAGAACAATTGAATGAATCCTCATACATATTCCGACATTATGGACCAGTATCCCTCCTTTCTACACATGGTCTCTAACCAACTAGGAAAGTAACATAGGAATCCAGCAAATATGCATCATATCCATTTATTCTtactaaatttttgttttaaatgtaattGAATCCCCAGCTGTACTCTCTTGCAAGGGTGCAAATGCAGTGCAGAATTTGGTGCCACAGATCAAACTCATTTATCCAGAAATGAAGCCTTATTTCCCACTATCTCTAAGAATGGAGAGAGGTGAAAGAAACCAGGTTTAACACAAGAAGTCATACCTGGGCTTGAACACACATGTTCTATCCTCAAGCAGAAGCCCATCCTGTGGACAAGCATGTTAACAAAAAGCCTGAGATCCCATGTTGCATTTTGTCTCTCAATCTCATTAATCAGTTAAACCATAGGAAGTTGTGAATTAGAGGATGGACAGACAGGATGGGAGTTCACTGCCTTTCTCAACGTTTCCAGATATTCCAAATTGTGGACTGAGGCAGGAAACACTTACTGGGAGCAAACCACAACCTAAACAATACCAAGAAAATTCAGAGAGCACCAGCCCATGCAGCAGACTGCATTATAGGAGACAAATCCCAAAAGCAGGAAACTCTGATTTTTTCTTAGGATTCCTGGTGACCTGCCCATAATACCCTCTGCATAGAGAAACCATAAATTCAATCTGGAATTGAAAATCAAATCATGTCCTTATTTGATTAACAAATCAAATCCTAAGAAGGAGGGAGAGGTCTTCACCTTTACTACCCTAAACTGGAGACAGACAACTTTCAGGCTTTATTATCCTGATACGTCTCCCTATAAAAACATTCTTAAATGCAATGACTGAAAATGCCTTGCATAGAGGAATTGAACTATGCAGAAAAGTTCATGGAAAAATCtctgttttaaataatattactTTACATTTGTAAAGTAGAAAAGAGGAAATACATGGACAAAAAACACATAAtcatagaaaatgtattttttccagtCCATGATATACaaagttaagaaaaaattttcaataaaGTTACAGAAGAGCTACTtgacataatgaaaaaaaattcatattcagAAACTCTATATTATTAAAGCCCAGCAAAAGAACACAAAAAGTTTAGGAGTCAAAATTTTGCTTCTGCAGCGCATACTacacagaagtgaagtgaagtcactcag
This portion of the Bos taurus isolate L1 Dominette 01449 registration number 42190680 breed Hereford chromosome 15, ARS-UCD2.0, whole genome shotgun sequence genome encodes:
- the OR5AK6 gene encoding olfactory receptor family 5 subfamily AK member 6, whose amino-acid sequence is MEQNNGTTVTEFILLGFADQHKSWHVLFTVFLVIYVVTLVGNIGMILLIKTDSSLHTPMYFFLQNLAFVDLCYTSAITPKMLQSFVETKQSISFIGCMVQLLVYGAFATSDCYILAAMAVDRYVAICNPLRYETVMSQRVCSQLLTASYFMGFLNASVNTSFAFSLNFCKSNKISHFFCDAPPILALSCSSIYLNIMLLTVFVGFNLTFTVSVVIFSYVFILIAILKISSAAGRKKAFSTCVSHLTAVSIFYGTLSYMYLHHRTIESQEQEKMASVFYGIIIPMLNPLIYSLRNQDVREALKGVGKKCF